A genome region from Methylobacterium sp. FF17 includes the following:
- a CDS encoding cupredoxin domain-containing protein → MPPMLPRFVLLGLLLLGPAMAEEKPTGAPRNADALPPVALTVEEADGAVRCSPADLRLPADSNVELTIHNTTRNQVTLTAPRQFENRHVLHHDGDLVHVASNDGYLIKQNGKGMLRIRTLAEGQYPYGCTSVSKQSAPFQGTLTLSRTP, encoded by the coding sequence ATGCCACCCATGCTGCCCCGTTTCGTCCTTCTCGGCCTCCTGCTCCTCGGCCCGGCCATGGCCGAGGAAAAACCCACGGGCGCGCCCCGGAACGCCGACGCGCTGCCCCCCGTCGCCCTGACGGTGGAAGAGGCGGACGGCGCCGTCCGATGTTCGCCGGCGGACCTGCGCCTGCCCGCCGACAGCAACGTCGAACTCACGATCCACAACACCACCAGGAACCAGGTCACCCTGACGGCGCCGCGCCAGTTCGAGAACCGGCACGTGCTTCACCATGACGGCGACCTCGTCCACGTGGCCAGCAACGACGGCTACCTTATCAAGCAGAACGGCAAGGGCATGCTTCGCATCCGGACGCTGGCCGAGGGGCAGTATCCCTACGGCTGCACCAGCGTCTCGAAGCAGAGCGCGCCTTTCCAAGGCACCCTGACCCTGAGCAGGACGCCCTGA
- the pstA gene encoding phosphate ABC transporter permease PstA produces MDAANPIATTAAPAHVSRVRSGRRIADRTLILASTLATLIGIVVLGSILFMLVVEGVKGFSPLLFTEPTPGPGSEGGGIANAILGSLVLTFLGIMVATPVGVMAGTFLAEYGRNSKLADVIRFLNDILLSAPSILIGLFVYTLMVRPMGTYSGWAGAVALAIIATPVIVRTTEDMLRLVPSTLREAGAALGAPPSIVIKSITWRGASAGIVTGIILALARIAGETAPLLFTALNNNSWFRADLMGGIPNLPVMIYQFALSPYPNWQQLAWAGALLITITILALSVVARFVIKTDRSR; encoded by the coding sequence ATGGACGCCGCCAACCCCATCGCCACCACCGCCGCCCCGGCCCATGTCAGCCGGGTCCGGTCCGGCCGCCGCATCGCCGACCGCACCCTCATCCTGGCGAGCACCCTCGCCACCCTGATCGGCATCGTCGTGCTCGGCTCGATCCTGTTCATGCTGGTGGTCGAGGGCGTGAAGGGCTTCTCGCCCCTGCTGTTCACCGAGCCGACCCCGGGCCCCGGCTCCGAGGGCGGCGGCATCGCCAACGCGATCCTCGGCAGCCTCGTGCTGACCTTCCTCGGCATCATGGTGGCGACGCCCGTCGGCGTGATGGCCGGCACGTTCCTGGCCGAGTACGGCCGCAACTCGAAGCTCGCCGACGTCATCCGCTTCCTCAACGACATCCTGCTCTCGGCGCCCTCCATCCTCATCGGCCTGTTCGTCTACACCCTGATGGTGCGCCCGATGGGGACCTATTCGGGCTGGGCCGGCGCGGTGGCGCTCGCGATCATCGCCACCCCGGTCATCGTGCGCACCACCGAGGACATGCTGCGCCTCGTGCCCTCGACCCTGCGCGAGGCCGGCGCGGCGCTCGGCGCGCCCCCCTCCATCGTCATCAAGAGCATCACCTGGCGCGGCGCCAGCGCCGGCATCGTCACCGGCATCATCCTGGCGCTCGCCCGCATCGCCGGCGAGACCGCGCCCCTGCTGTTCACCGCGCTCAACAACAACAGCTGGTTCCGCGCCGACCTCATGGGCGGCATCCCGAACCTTCCGGTGATGATCTACCAGTTCGCGCTCTCGCCCTACCCGAACTGGCAGCAGCTCGCCTGGGCCGGCGCCCTCCTCATCACCATCACGATCCTCGCCCTGTCGGTCGTGGCCCGCTTCGTCATCAAGACCGATCGGTCGCGCTGA
- a CDS encoding NAD(P)-dependent oxidoreductase: MDVGVIGLGRMGRGMAASLVRAGHRVRVWNRSPGAAEGLAGAIPVAEAAEAFAGDAAITMLADDAALRAVIVEGGLLDKADRPGLHLSMSTISVALAGELAAIHSRAGVPYIAAPVFGRPDVAEAGALNIVAAGDPEGMARARPLFEAMGSRTWPFGDAPQRANAVKLAGNFMLVSAIEAMGEAAAFAEGHGVSGADLLDLLTNTLFASPVYKNYGALIAAQRYEPPGFNLKLGAKDIGLALAAAESAGVPMPFAEVLRDNLVAAMGQGDADKDLAALAEVARRAGGPRSPTG, encoded by the coding sequence ATGGATGTGGGTGTGATCGGCCTCGGCCGGATGGGACGCGGCATGGCGGCGAGCCTGGTGCGCGCCGGGCACCGGGTGCGGGTCTGGAACCGCTCGCCCGGCGCGGCCGAGGGGCTCGCGGGCGCGATCCCGGTGGCCGAGGCCGCCGAGGCCTTCGCCGGGGATGCGGCGATCACCATGCTGGCCGACGACGCGGCCCTGCGCGCGGTGATCGTCGAGGGCGGCCTCCTCGACAAGGCCGATCGCCCGGGGCTCCATCTCTCGATGAGCACGATCTCGGTCGCTCTGGCCGGTGAGCTCGCGGCCATCCATTCCCGGGCCGGCGTGCCGTACATCGCCGCGCCCGTCTTCGGGCGGCCCGACGTCGCCGAAGCGGGCGCGCTCAACATCGTGGCGGCGGGCGATCCCGAGGGCATGGCCCGGGCCCGGCCGCTCTTCGAGGCCATGGGTTCCCGGACTTGGCCGTTCGGCGACGCGCCGCAGCGGGCCAACGCGGTCAAGCTCGCGGGCAACTTCATGCTGGTCTCGGCCATCGAGGCCATGGGCGAGGCGGCGGCCTTCGCCGAGGGGCACGGCGTGTCGGGGGCCGACCTCCTCGACCTCCTCACCAACACCCTGTTCGCCAGCCCGGTCTACAAGAACTACGGCGCCCTGATCGCGGCGCAACGCTACGAGCCGCCGGGGTTCAACCTCAAGCTCGGCGCCAAGGATATCGGTCTGGCGCTCGCGGCGGCCGAATCAGCGGGCGTGCCGATGCCGTTCGCCGAGGTTCTGCGCGACAACCTCGTCGCGGCGATGGGCCAGGGCGACGCCGACAAGGACCTCGCAGCCCTGGCCGAAGTGGCCCGACGCGCCGGCGGGCCGCGAAGCCCTACCGGTTGA
- a CDS encoding GntR family transcriptional regulator, with product MRGENAGGGESRPAGAGREGAQDGIARETRDRVGAICRSLRRAIVEQAIRPGDRLPEDALGERFGVSRTIARQALGQLAGEGLVELRRNRIAVVATPSWDEARDTFDVRISLERLVVARLAGRLTQAQQAELAAHIAREEAARGGSEAASIRLATEFHLLLAQMTGSPVLERYVAELGYRCALVLSLYSRPHSAECGVSEHRALVAALVAGDAERAVALMDHHLDAVAERARIVAAPPRERDLGRLLAPYVEAAEG from the coding sequence ATGCGGGGCGAGAACGCGGGAGGCGGGGAATCGCGGCCGGCCGGCGCCGGCCGGGAGGGTGCGCAGGACGGGATCGCGCGGGAGACCCGGGACCGGGTCGGCGCCATCTGCCGCTCGCTGCGCCGGGCGATCGTCGAGCAGGCGATCCGCCCTGGAGACCGCCTGCCGGAGGATGCGCTGGGCGAGCGCTTCGGCGTCAGCCGCACCATCGCGCGTCAGGCGCTCGGGCAGCTCGCCGGAGAGGGGCTGGTGGAGCTGCGGCGCAACCGCATCGCCGTGGTGGCGACCCCGAGCTGGGACGAGGCGCGCGACACCTTCGATGTCCGCATCAGCCTGGAGCGGCTGGTGGTCGCCCGCCTGGCCGGACGCCTCACGCAGGCGCAGCAGGCGGAACTCGCGGCCCATATCGCGCGGGAGGAGGCGGCCCGGGGCGGCTCCGAGGCGGCCTCGATCCGGCTCGCCACCGAGTTCCACCTGCTCCTGGCGCAGATGACCGGCAGCCCCGTGCTGGAGCGCTACGTGGCCGAACTCGGCTATCGCTGCGCCCTGGTGCTCTCGCTCTACAGCCGGCCCCATTCGGCCGAATGCGGCGTCAGCGAGCACCGCGCCCTGGTGGCGGCCCTGGTCGCGGGAGACGCCGAGCGCGCGGTCGCGTTGATGGACCATCACCTCGACGCGGTGGCCGAGCGCGCCCGCATCGTCGCGGCCCCGCCCCGCGAGCGCGACCTCGGGCGGCTGCTCGCCCCCTATGTCGAGGCCGCCGAGGGCTGA
- a CDS encoding nuclear transport factor 2 family protein: MTAATPTDTTARDAANVTAYLEASMVPDPERAATYMAPGITIVFTGGRRFAHPREVTAFNAGRYAWVKKRMERLDVVPGDGVTTVYSLGTLYGAWPDGTPFEGNRYVDRFTVRDGLIVTMEVWNDSAERILSRHDLNT, translated from the coding sequence ATGACTGCTGCCACGCCCACCGACACCACCGCCCGCGACGCGGCCAACGTCACCGCCTATCTCGAAGCCTCGATGGTGCCGGACCCGGAGCGGGCGGCCACCTACATGGCGCCGGGCATCACCATCGTGTTCACCGGCGGGCGCCGCTTCGCGCATCCGCGCGAGGTCACGGCCTTCAACGCGGGTCGCTATGCCTGGGTGAAGAAGCGGATGGAGCGCCTCGACGTGGTGCCCGGGGACGGGGTCACCACGGTCTACAGCCTCGGCACCCTCTACGGCGCCTGGCCAGACGGGACGCCCTTCGAGGGCAACCGCTACGTCGACCGCTTCACGGTGCGCGACGGCCTGATCGTGACCATGGAGGTCTGGAACGACAGCGCCGAGCGCATCCTGAGCCGGCACGACCTCAACACCTGA
- the phoB gene encoding phosphate regulon transcriptional regulator PhoB — MSTRILIVEDEEALTLLLRYNLEAEGFIVDSAARGDEADLRLQEQVPDLVLLDWMLPALSGIELCRRIRARRETERLPVIMLTARGEEGDRIRGLGTGADDYIVKPFSVPELLARVRALLRRAKPAHVANLLVAGDIELDRVSHRIRREGREIHLGPTEFKLLEFLMQSPGRVFSREQLLDGVWGHDVYIDERTVDVHVGRLRKALNRPRQSDPIRTVRGSGYSFDEMFEGE; from the coding sequence ATGAGTACGCGTATCCTGATCGTCGAGGACGAGGAGGCCCTGACCCTCCTCCTCCGCTACAACCTCGAGGCCGAGGGCTTCATCGTCGACTCGGCCGCGCGGGGCGACGAGGCCGACCTGCGCCTGCAGGAGCAGGTGCCCGACCTCGTCCTCCTCGACTGGATGCTGCCGGCCCTCTCCGGCATCGAACTGTGCCGGCGCATCCGGGCGCGGCGCGAGACCGAGCGCCTGCCGGTGATCATGCTCACCGCCCGGGGCGAGGAGGGCGACCGCATCCGGGGCCTCGGCACGGGGGCGGACGACTACATCGTCAAGCCGTTCTCGGTGCCGGAACTGCTCGCCCGCGTGCGCGCGCTGCTGCGCCGGGCGAAGCCCGCGCACGTGGCCAACCTGCTGGTGGCGGGCGACATCGAGCTCGACCGGGTCAGCCACCGCATCCGTCGCGAGGGCCGGGAGATCCATCTCGGACCCACCGAGTTCAAGCTCCTCGAATTCCTGATGCAGAGCCCCGGCCGGGTCTTCTCCCGCGAGCAACTCCTCGACGGGGTCTGGGGCCACGACGTCTACATCGACGAACGCACCGTGGACGTCCATGTGGGCCGCCTGCGCAAGGCGCTGAACCGCCCGCGCCAGAGCGACCCGATCCGCACCGTACGCGGCTCGGGCTACTCCTTCGACGAGATGTTCGAGGGGGAGTAG
- the pstB gene encoding phosphate ABC transporter ATP-binding protein PstB: MNAAPAITQAQLTGRHKADENSPVRIAVRDLNFYYGSFHGLKSVNLNFHDRQVTALIGPSGCGKSTLLRTFNRIYSLYPEQRAEGEILLDGQNVLDAKVDLNELRSRIGMVFQKPTPFPMSIYDNVAFGLRLYEKLPKADLDVRVEESLRKAALWDEVKDKLKQSGMGLSGGQQQRLCIARTVAQRPEVILFDEPTSALDPISTGRIEELIEQLRSEFTIVIVTHNMQQAARISQFTAFMYLGELVEFGPTTRIFMNPEKRQTQDYITGRFG; this comes from the coding sequence ATGAACGCCGCCCCCGCGATCACCCAAGCGCAGCTCACCGGACGCCACAAGGCCGACGAGAATTCCCCGGTCCGCATCGCCGTCAGGGACCTGAACTTCTACTACGGCAGCTTCCACGGCCTGAAGTCGGTCAACCTCAACTTCCACGATCGCCAGGTCACGGCGCTGATCGGCCCGTCGGGCTGCGGGAAGTCGACCCTTCTGCGCACCTTCAACCGGATCTACAGCCTCTATCCGGAGCAGCGCGCGGAAGGCGAGATCCTCCTCGACGGCCAGAACGTCCTCGATGCCAAGGTCGACCTGAACGAGTTGCGCTCGCGTATCGGCATGGTGTTCCAGAAGCCGACGCCCTTCCCGATGTCGATCTACGACAACGTCGCCTTCGGCCTGCGCCTCTACGAGAAGCTGCCCAAGGCCGACCTCGACGTCCGCGTCGAGGAATCCCTGCGCAAGGCCGCCCTCTGGGACGAGGTCAAGGACAAGCTCAAGCAGTCCGGCATGGGCCTGTCCGGCGGTCAGCAGCAGCGCCTCTGCATCGCCCGCACCGTGGCCCAGCGCCCCGAGGTCATCCTGTTCGACGAGCCGACCTCGGCCCTCGACCCGATCTCGACGGGCCGCATCGAGGAGCTGATCGAGCAGTTGCGCTCCGAATTCACGATCGTCATCGTGACGCACAACATGCAGCAGGCCGCGCGCATCTCGCAGTTCACCGCCTTCATGTATCTCGGCGAACTCGTGGAGTTCGGCCCGACCACGCGCATCTTCATGAACCCGGAGAAGCGCCAGACCCAGGACTACATCACCGGCCGGTTCGGCTGA
- a CDS encoding SDR family oxidoreductase — translation MTDFPKPPFDRQRQLTPPARDADMDPRPDYGEAHYRGSGRLTGRKAVITGADSGIGRAVALAFAREGADVLVSYYDEHEDAKETCRLVEEAGRTAVPVPGDIKDAKHCRAIIDQAVSAFGKVDVLVNNAAHQKTFAKPEDISDEEWEVTFATNIHAMFYLVKAALPHMKPGAAIINTTSVNADTPSPQLLAYATTKGAIQNFTGGLAQMLAEREIRVNCVAPGPVWTPLIPSTMPMEKVRSFGSQVPMQRPGQPCELAPVYVMLASPESSYVSGATIAVTGGKPII, via the coding sequence ATGACGGATTTCCCCAAGCCGCCCTTCGACCGGCAGCGCCAGCTCACGCCCCCGGCCCGCGACGCCGACATGGATCCGCGCCCGGATTACGGCGAGGCGCATTATCGCGGCTCGGGGCGCCTGACCGGGCGCAAGGCGGTGATCACCGGCGCCGACAGCGGCATCGGCCGGGCGGTCGCCCTGGCCTTCGCCCGCGAGGGGGCCGACGTGCTGGTGAGCTACTACGACGAGCACGAGGACGCCAAGGAGACCTGCCGCCTCGTGGAGGAGGCCGGCCGCACGGCCGTGCCGGTGCCGGGCGACATCAAGGACGCCAAGCATTGCCGGGCGATCATCGACCAAGCGGTCTCCGCGTTCGGCAAGGTGGACGTGCTCGTCAACAACGCCGCGCACCAGAAGACCTTCGCGAAGCCGGAGGACATCTCGGACGAGGAGTGGGAGGTCACCTTCGCCACCAACATCCACGCGATGTTCTACCTCGTGAAGGCCGCCCTGCCGCACATGAAGCCGGGCGCCGCCATCATCAACACCACCTCGGTGAACGCCGACACCCCGAGCCCGCAACTCCTGGCCTATGCCACCACCAAGGGGGCGATCCAGAACTTCACCGGGGGGCTCGCCCAGATGCTGGCGGAGCGCGAGATCCGTGTGAACTGCGTGGCGCCCGGCCCGGTCTGGACCCCGCTGATCCCCTCCACCATGCCGATGGAGAAGGTCCGGAGCTTCGGCTCGCAGGTGCCGATGCAGCGCCCCGGCCAGCCCTGCGAGCTCGCCCCCGTCTACGTCATGCTGGCGAGCCCGGAATCGAGCTACGTCTCCGGCGCGACCATCGCGGTGACGGGCGGCAAGCCCATCATCTGA
- the phoU gene encoding phosphate signaling complex protein PhoU — translation MSDHIVKSYDTDLENLRRSISEMGGIAEKMMAEASQALVRRDAVLAQAVIGADVRLDILQREIEERAILLIARRQPLAIDLRETVTAIRVSNDIERIGDLAKNIAKRVVAIADQIQPQKIVIGVQHMSDLVQEQLKDVLDAYAGRDTKAALDVWERDDAIDALYNSLFRELLTYMMEDPRNISFCTHLLFVAKNIERIGDHTTNIAETIHYLVTGENLLAERERPKNDASNYATVEMPGAV, via the coding sequence ATGTCCGACCACATCGTCAAGTCCTACGACACGGACCTTGAAAATCTGCGCCGCTCGATCTCCGAGATGGGCGGCATCGCCGAGAAGATGATGGCGGAAGCGAGCCAGGCCCTGGTGCGCCGGGACGCCGTCCTCGCCCAGGCGGTGATCGGCGCCGACGTGCGCCTCGATATCCTCCAGCGCGAGATCGAGGAGCGGGCGATCCTGCTCATCGCCCGGCGCCAGCCCCTGGCGATCGACCTGCGCGAGACGGTCACGGCCATCCGCGTCTCGAACGACATCGAGCGCATCGGCGATCTCGCCAAGAACATCGCCAAGCGCGTGGTGGCGATCGCCGACCAGATCCAGCCGCAGAAGATCGTCATCGGCGTCCAGCACATGAGCGACCTGGTGCAGGAGCAGCTCAAGGACGTGCTCGACGCCTATGCGGGCCGCGACACCAAGGCGGCGCTCGACGTGTGGGAGCGGGACGACGCCATCGACGCGCTCTACAACTCGCTGTTCCGCGAGCTCCTGACCTACATGATGGAGGATCCGCGCAACATCTCGTTCTGCACGCACCTCCTGTTCGTGGCCAAGAACATCGAGCGCATCGGCGACCACACCACCAACATCGCCGAGACGATCCACTACCTCGTCACCGGCGAGAACCTGCTGGCGGAGCGGGAGCGTCCGAAGAACGACGCCTCCAACTACGCGACGGTGGAGATGCCCGGCGCGGTCTGA
- a CDS encoding SDR family NAD(P)-dependent oxidoreductase — MNIDLSGRRALVTGSTGGIGYAIARALAEMGATVAINGRTQDRVRDAIDRLKRETGHAGFIGAPGDVANPDGTARVVAGLPDIDILVNNTGIFEPKPFFEIPDEDWHRFFETNVMSGVRLSRAYTPGMVQRGWGRVVFISSESGVNIPVEMVHYGMTKTAQLAVARGLAETVAGSGVTVNSVLPGPTLSEGVADFMRSMAPASGGGEVDLDAAGRAFVAEHRPTSLIGRLATVEEVASMVAYVCSPAASATSGAALRVDGGTVRSIV; from the coding sequence ATGAACATCGACCTGTCGGGCCGGCGCGCCCTCGTCACCGGCTCCACGGGCGGCATCGGCTACGCCATCGCGAGGGCGCTCGCAGAGATGGGCGCCACCGTGGCGATCAACGGGCGCACGCAGGACCGGGTCCGCGACGCCATCGACCGCCTCAAGCGCGAGACGGGCCATGCGGGCTTCATCGGCGCGCCGGGCGACGTGGCCAACCCGGACGGCACCGCCCGCGTGGTCGCGGGCCTGCCGGACATCGACATCCTGGTGAACAACACGGGCATCTTCGAGCCGAAACCCTTCTTCGAGATCCCGGACGAGGATTGGCACCGCTTCTTCGAGACCAACGTGATGAGCGGGGTGCGCCTGTCGCGTGCCTATACGCCCGGCATGGTCCAGCGCGGCTGGGGCCGCGTGGTCTTCATCTCCAGCGAATCGGGCGTGAACATCCCGGTGGAGATGGTGCATTACGGCATGACGAAGACGGCCCAACTCGCCGTCGCGCGCGGCCTCGCCGAGACGGTCGCGGGCAGCGGCGTCACCGTGAACAGCGTCCTGCCCGGGCCGACCCTCTCGGAGGGCGTCGCCGATTTCATGCGGAGCATGGCGCCGGCATCGGGAGGCGGCGAGGTCGATCTCGACGCGGCGGGCCGGGCCTTCGTGGCCGAACACCGCCCGACCTCGCTGATCGGGCGGCTCGCCACCGTCGAGGAGGTGGCCAGCATGGTGGCCTACGTCTGCAGCCCGGCCGCCAGCGCCACCAGCGGCGCGGCCCTGCGGGTCGATGGCGGCACGGTGCGCAGCATCGTCTGA
- a CDS encoding alpha/beta fold hydrolase, with amino-acid sequence MIGSRMTGLPAALVRLSVLLLAAQMSLAPLAARAADDTTPLGIGLEGFAYPYPVRFLERTRDGERQRLAYMDVPAQGQPNGRSVLLLHGRNFPASYWQPVIQALAGAGYRVVAPDQLGFGKSSKPVSPFSFDTMAADTVALLDALGLPRVDVVAHSMGGMLAVRLTRNAPTRVNSLVLEAPIGLEDYRFTVPPVPDATLLRLEGDATAESYRRQLMTSYSLSLPASAIEPFVSLRERVKGSGEYPRWLQSFVNSYQIIWGQPVVHEIPLIAVPTLFVMGENDHNAPGKPFAPEALRAGMGRNAEHARALAARMPNARAEVLPGIGHLVHMEATDRFNGLTLEFLNGH; translated from the coding sequence ATGATCGGATCTCGTATGACCGGATTGCCCGCCGCGCTCGTTCGCCTGTCCGTCCTGCTCCTGGCCGCCCAGATGTCGCTCGCGCCCCTCGCCGCCCGCGCGGCGGACGACACCACGCCGCTCGGCATCGGTCTCGAGGGCTTCGCCTACCCGTATCCGGTCCGGTTCCTCGAGCGGACCCGCGACGGCGAGCGCCAGCGGCTCGCCTACATGGACGTGCCGGCGCAGGGGCAGCCCAACGGGCGCAGCGTGCTGCTCCTGCACGGGCGCAACTTTCCGGCGAGCTACTGGCAACCGGTGATCCAGGCGCTCGCGGGCGCCGGATACCGCGTGGTGGCCCCCGACCAGCTCGGCTTCGGCAAGTCGTCGAAGCCCGTGAGCCCGTTCAGCTTCGACACCATGGCGGCCGACACCGTGGCGCTCCTCGACGCCCTCGGCCTGCCCCGCGTCGACGTGGTGGCGCATTCCATGGGCGGCATGCTCGCGGTGCGCCTGACCCGCAACGCGCCGACCCGCGTCAACAGCCTCGTCCTCGAAGCGCCGATCGGCCTGGAGGATTACCGCTTCACGGTGCCGCCGGTCCCCGACGCGACCCTGCTGCGCCTGGAGGGCGATGCCACGGCCGAGTCCTATCGCCGCCAGCTGATGACGAGCTATTCGCTCTCGCTGCCGGCCTCGGCCATCGAGCCCTTCGTGTCCCTGCGCGAGCGGGTGAAGGGCTCGGGCGAGTACCCGCGCTGGCTCCAGTCCTTCGTCAATTCCTACCAAATCATCTGGGGCCAGCCCGTGGTGCACGAGATCCCGCTGATCGCGGTGCCGACGCTGTTCGTCATGGGCGAGAACGACCACAACGCTCCCGGCAAGCCCTTCGCGCCGGAGGCCCTGCGCGCCGGCATGGGCCGCAACGCGGAGCACGCGCGGGCGCTGGCGGCGCGGATGCCGAATGCCCGCGCCGAGGTGCTGCCCGGCATCGGCCATCTCGTCCACATGGAGGCGACGGACCGCTTCAACGGGCTGACCCTCGAATTCCTCAACGGCCATTGA
- a CDS encoding MFS transporter translates to MTDDSPKPVPPPAMDGLPVRERMLALLAIGLAMTMAVLDGAIVNVALPVMAKDLGVEPSAAIFVTNSFQIAVTASLLPLASLGDILGYRRVYLTGLVLFTLASLACAVAPSLDWLVAARIAQGLGAAGVMSVNIALVRFIYPHRLIGRGVGNVALVVAMASAAGPTVAAGILSVASWPWLFLVNLPVGLIALTVGARTLPVTPRSGGRFDVRSALLNALTFGLLIIGVDGLGDPATRGLALAEIGAALAVGTVFVWTQTRLARPLLPVDLLRIPAFALSMATSIAAFGAQMMAYVALPFYFQDVLRLSETQTGFLMTPWPIAIALTAPISGRLADRYAPGLLGGLGLALMATGLAAIALLPEGASHLDIGWRLTLCGLGFGLFQSPNNKVIITSAPRDRSGGASGMQSTARLTGQSFGAALVAVIFGLHQGAPPAGPVSATLWCAVGLAAFGAVASVLRRQPEG, encoded by the coding sequence ATGACCGACGATTCCCCGAAGCCCGTCCCGCCACCCGCGATGGACGGATTGCCGGTGCGGGAGCGCATGCTGGCGCTGCTGGCGATCGGGCTCGCCATGACCATGGCGGTGCTCGACGGGGCCATCGTCAACGTGGCCCTGCCGGTCATGGCCAAGGATCTGGGGGTGGAGCCCTCGGCCGCGATCTTCGTGACCAACAGCTTCCAGATCGCCGTGACCGCCTCCCTGCTGCCGCTGGCCTCGCTCGGGGACATCCTGGGCTATCGCCGGGTCTACCTCACGGGTCTGGTCCTGTTCACGCTGGCGTCCCTGGCCTGCGCCGTCGCGCCCTCCCTCGACTGGCTGGTGGCCGCGCGGATCGCGCAGGGACTGGGCGCCGCCGGCGTCATGAGCGTCAACATCGCGCTGGTGCGCTTCATCTACCCGCACCGGCTGATCGGGCGGGGGGTCGGCAACGTCGCCCTGGTGGTGGCGATGGCCTCGGCGGCCGGGCCGACGGTGGCGGCCGGCATCCTCTCCGTGGCGAGCTGGCCCTGGCTGTTCCTCGTCAACCTGCCCGTGGGGCTCATCGCCCTGACGGTCGGCGCGCGCACCCTGCCGGTGACGCCCCGGAGCGGGGGCCGCTTCGATGTCCGCAGCGCGCTCCTCAACGCCCTGACCTTCGGCCTCCTCATCATCGGCGTCGACGGCCTCGGCGATCCGGCCACGCGGGGCCTGGCGCTGGCGGAGATCGGCGCGGCGCTCGCCGTCGGCACGGTCTTCGTCTGGACGCAGACGCGTCTCGCCCGCCCGCTCCTGCCCGTGGACCTCCTGCGGATTCCCGCCTTCGCCCTCTCGATGGCGACCTCCATCGCCGCGTTCGGAGCGCAGATGATGGCCTACGTCGCCCTGCCCTTCTATTTCCAGGACGTGCTGCGCCTCTCCGAGACGCAGACCGGCTTCCTGATGACGCCCTGGCCCATCGCCATCGCGCTGACGGCGCCGATCTCGGGGCGCCTCGCCGACCGCTACGCGCCGGGGCTGCTCGGCGGCCTCGGCCTCGCCCTGATGGCCACGGGGCTCGCCGCCATCGCGCTGTTGCCGGAGGGCGCCTCGCACCTCGACATCGGCTGGCGCCTGACCCTGTGCGGCCTCGGCTTCGGTCTGTTCCAATCCCCCAACAACAAGGTCATCATCACGAGCGCGCCCCGCGACCGCAGCGGCGGGGCGAGCGGCATGCAATCGACCGCCCGCCTCACCGGCCAGTCCTTCGGGGCCGCCCTGGTGGCGGTGATCTTCGGCCTGCACCAGGGGGCGCCCCCCGCCGGGCCGGTCTCCGCCACCCTGTGGTGCGCCGTGGGGCTCGCCGCCTTCGGCGCGGTGGCGAGCGTGCTGCGGCGCCAGCCGGAGGGGTGA